From the genome of Zalophus californianus isolate mZalCal1 chromosome 6, mZalCal1.pri.v2, whole genome shotgun sequence, one region includes:
- the LOC113910057 gene encoding LOW QUALITY PROTEIN: ribonuclease K3-like (The sequence of the model RefSeq protein was modified relative to this genomic sequence to represent the inferred CDS: deleted 1 base in 1 codon; substituted 1 base at 1 genomic stop codon): MHPNSMKKEAPSLGTLPPYPWDTGFNSELESVGLIHTVHKKCIFQALHSLSSFLGLGTLPCCTQTALAHLAEEQLAKASEPGTNHCLXFQREPQHRTEKMMLDLLGLFPLLLLLLGSWGSVHPLGAWAQPRTRAQWFEIQHISAGPVQCNNAMRAVNVYNQRCKPQNTFLHDTYRNVAGTCLLPNRICRNGQNNCHQSANPIIMTYCYHTGGSYPNCRYSTTLQNQLYTVACNPPQPGDPPYPLVPVHLD, translated from the exons ATGCACCCCAACTCCATGAAGAAAGAAGCTCCTTCACTAGGGACCCTCCCACCTTACCCTTG GGATACTGGCTTTAACAGTGAGTTGGAGAGTGTGGGTCTCATCCACACTGTGCACAAGAAGTGCATCTTCCAAGCCCTAcattccctttcctctttcctagGGCTCGGAACCCTCCCCTGCTGCACGCAGACCGCGCTGGCACACCTGGCAGAGGAACAGCTGGCAAAAGCCTCTGAGCCTGGGACTAATCACTGCCTTTGATTTCAGCGGGAGCCCCAGCACAGA aCAGAAAAGATGATGCTGGATCTTCTGGgactctttcctctcctcctgttGCTACTGGGATCATGGGGGTCAGTGCATCCCCTTGGTGCTTGGGCTCAACCTCGCACCAGAGCTCAATGGTTTGAAATTCAGCATATAAGTGCGGGTCCTGTCCAATGCAAC AATGCAATGCGTGCTGTCAATGTTTATAATCAGCGCTGTAAGCCTCAGAACACCTTTCTGCATGACACCTACCGCAACGTGGCTGGTACCTGTCTTTTGCCCAACAGGATCTGCAGGAATGGCCAGAATAACTGTCACCAGAGTGCTAATCCTATTATAATGACTTACTGCTATCACACTGGAGGGTCATATCCCAACTGCCGCTACAGTACTACTCTCCAGAACCAGCTCTACACTGTTGCCTGTAACCCCCCTCAGCCAGGCGACCCTCCCTATCCTCTGGTTCCTGTACACTTAGATTAA
- the LOC118355960 gene encoding epididymal secretory protein E3-beta-like, translated as MASPLKGLGPLLALLFSLGGLLVHSQNLSWREFMKQHYLSTSWKLSDYKCNDLMREREAPQDRNYHIFIYTFWHKIEHICLRKWRDRYRNVYIWAQHPFKILKCYQEGNQKSYREHSSYSYIEFHCGANGYVDGIEDIQLLDIKK; from the coding sequence ATGGCATCCCCTCTAAAGGGCCTAGGCCCTCTCTTGGCCCTGCTGTTTTCCCTAGGCGGGCTGCTTGTACACAGCCAGAACCTCTCCTGGAGGGAATTCATGAAACAGCACTACCTGAGCACAAGCTGGAAATTGAGCGACTACAAATGCAATGATCtcatgagggagagagaagctccaCAAGACAGGAACTATCACATCTTCATCTATACCTTTTGGCACAAAATCGAGCATATTTGCCTCAGGAAGTGGAGAGACCGTtacagaaatgtatatatatgggCCCAGCATCCCTTCAAAATACTCAAGTGCTACCAGGAGGGTAACCAAAAGAGCTACAGGGAGCACAGCAGCTACAGCTATATTGAATTCCACTGTGGTGCAAACGGGTATGTCGATGGCATAGAGGACATCCAGCTGTTAGACATCAAAAAATAG